Genomic segment of Harmonia axyridis chromosome 6, icHarAxyr1.1, whole genome shotgun sequence:
ctcgaatttcggaaaaaaacttcggaagcaaagttgtaagccTATTAATGTAACTTGATGAATCCTCCTCATAAACACATTTTCAGAATCTTcagtaatttcaaattattcgaacaaaaaaaacaaaaaatgataatgaataattgcaacattcagaaatacGTAATTTCATCAGTCCtgagaaaaatatgaatatagtTCAAAGTACGAAGGACCTTAACTCGCTTATTTCGAGGGAAAAACTGTTCATTTTACGTTTTCATGAGcttgaaaaatgtaattttcgataCAAAAATTCCAGGTCACTGTATAGACTATTTTAAATGTTCGacaaatgaatattcaatggaGTCAGTCCTTGAAAATTCGTAATTAttcgataaaaataaatataaacacttttaattcccacaattttttatttttcgacaAATTTTTCATCACCTTAGCCGCTTCATCCAGAACTGATTACATTGCAAAGTTTTACTtttaaaacacaattttttatttttttttgaaatgtaaCCCTttgtaatataaaaaattcttcatGTCCGCTATAACGGTTGAACAACTGTCGAATTGATAAAAATCTGTAGAAATTGaaagtgtttatatttatttttatcaaaacgAATGAATATAGTGAGTAGCATAGTTAAACACATCCTCATTgtgaacgttttttttttaaattttaatcataaagtagttttttcgaaaacggAGGGCAATaagatttcaatgaaacaatCTCAATCGAatacaaaattatattatttcagtTTATTCACAAATCCTTACTAGTAGGTAGATAAGAAATACTTCTAATTTATTCACATGGCATTCTAGATTGTAGATTTTTTGAGAGGACTTTCATTGCACCGGGATTTGTAGTCTATCAGAGCTGTTCTAgccattttctgctagacttatTCTTGTGAGGTGTTTtctgaggcgacaatgccctgcaaggaatccagtgaggaggtgtagcatattctagCTGAAATCCAGATACTtattagatctcgcagtatcaaagaAACTCATTGGAATATTCCAACCTCTACTGAAACTCTCCTCAATGTCCTTGCTGAACCTAAATGAGCagatttttgcattatattacaaagATACTCACAAATTCCTAGcttcttgatatttctcttaAGATTATCAGGTAGGTAATCAAAACCTGTGGTTGAGATTGTAATTGGGATACTCGaggtatataatatattttgaattctttccaGCCCTTTTTggcgcatgttgttgttatttgggaTAGCAAAATCTATTATTATTGTTGCCTCCTTATCCTCTAATAAAATGTGAGGTCTGTTGAGAGGAACTGTTTTCTCTTGTACTTTCTACTTGTAGTTCAGAATATAGTCCTTATTCAATTGCTAATTCTTGCTGGAGTATCTTCTCTAGTGTTTTCGTGGACAGGGCTCcatcgacaggtttcagctttcCGGGTTAGGAATCAagagcgtagatctttttttttcaggggaggtgttaatataaaaaaaaaatcagatacacaccaattattttattgaactTTGGGCagaattctaaaattttatatttaggaAGTCTTGGGGAGGGTAATTACTCCCAGTACCCCTGTCATATCTACGCCCATGTCTGGAAGCatctggaatctgcggtgggcaggagtcgattcagctctcctgataggtgaatccctaaggatttcctaccgctaccatattattactattattatcaGTTGCATTCTTATACTTGCCTATTGCCCTCGGAAACAATGCATTTGCCAGGATCCGAGAAATCTATATatatcattttcttttgtaGTTTAGTACCTCCAATttcagcactacaactttcaaaccagaggagataggcaaaatctgatacctaccccattctcgttctctttttctgataaACTAATAatagtagtattcatttttggccaacttcttttgttttcgagttataagcaaaaattggaaaaatggcgatatcgaaaaaaaatatatctctgctaatactcatgataaagctctgaaattaaaacattgtacagacactttttcacgtagaatccagtggcgtgctcgtattttttacagggtttttaattaggaagctatgacccaaagttatgttttttcaaaagggaaCACaaatttctgtgacattttttgaaagcttaattttttctgattccaagaatatataacatcgtatgatttgtattaatataaaaaatataaaatggtgaaaaatctttttttatccATAACCATACAACTTAGGTAAAGGAAAATGTTATATCATCTGAaaggatatttaattttttttttcgatacaatATGCAAGTACATacttccatttaaaaaaaaaagcacttttcatcattttactaTATCTCGTTGAAGCCTGTGATTTTGGACAACACTGTATGATCAGAGACGTATTTCATTACACGTAAATTATACACGGGATATtggtgaatatttgaaatttcgctTTCAACTGAAGTATCGAAAAGATGAATGTTCAATTGAAGCTATGTTTTacacaaaaaagaaataaatcaatCATTCACTCGAAAACTGCTAACATAGAGGCAATGAAATCAATACTTAAATAATCAAGAGGGCAACGtcaaaccgaaaaaagtaataatatacaggatgttctatttgaaatatcgaagttgtaaGTACTTGATGTAAACGGCAACACTGCAacactaaaaatattttagattgatATAGCAGTGGCTCCTACCaaataaaccaaattttcaataaaatcgtacatAAAAGTCAagggtatagtatatccaaagtcaaagaatatttggattatacaagggttatccaagtttccagaaattctcttggggccagtgaatttattgactaacaatactttcaaataaaccccggtattcaGCGGATCgcagtatccacttcaaagggacgtCTATGGCCAatcatttttatggactagttcaagtgacattggatatactataccatcaaccatggcccaccctgtatatgtttgtacagtttatgatgaaacaccctatagataCATTAATTTAAATGGCTCACCTTGCTTTCAAATTACGCCGTTTTGCATATGTACAGGGTACTTCAACAGGAGGTGACCTGGTTGCTAGGATAGGTAGAATACTGCAAACTAAGTTGGACTTGTCCATCACATCATCCATGTTGAAGGTACATGAAGATACAAACATTATTTACGATGAATTCTAAACAAATAGCAACATTGTATTGGTCTTTTGAGAGCTCGTTCTCCAAGCcaatcatttcgtcacaatatccGAATGTTTCCTAAGGATAAGTTTCGATAAGGCTGTCAATAACTAATTATgaatatataaatatcaaaacctACATCAAATGTAGGTACATCTTATATAATGGTAAATCTAGTATACCAGAAAATATTGATCATCATTGCAATATttttataacaataataattaaaatcaaATCATAAACACGATCaagcagaaatctactataaGGTTATGAGATAAAGATTACTTattatatcttgaaaaaattacaatatgaatttgaacaaaAGTTCACTGATTTTACGTTTTTTACTgcttttcaaaattgaaaagaaatgaaataatgaaatgaaatgatatttATTGATCCATTCTGACACAAGAACATTGTATTGGACAAGTTATAAATAAGTCAACaagtcaaaaaaaaatggagataaataaagaaataaaatcaatcaaaacaatAATCATTCATGATATAGGTATACTTAAAATAGTGAAACAATCATTACATAAATATTTAACCTGATTGCTCAGCACTCACATTTCATCTATTCAGATATCGTAGTTATCTGAATGTTCTTAACCTTCAAGCCAACCCTGGTCAAAATGATTATGTACAGAACGGTAGAAGCTAAATTTCTCAAATATATCCCGGAAAATTGGCTACACTTAAACATTCATCACTACACCAGTGTTCAACAACACTCAAAAATTATGAACACTTGCTCTGTTTGGCCAACTTGATTGAATATTataattctttaaaaaaaaagattcattaACTTCATCATATTCATCACTAGGTATCAgaattttaaataatgaatattgtACCGTGACTGAACTCATTCACATTTCACATCGGAAAATTTATTTGACAAAAATGATTGAAGATTCATAGCACTCTTTTCTGGTTTTGAATTGGAAATTTAGTTCTTTATATTTTACAATGACTTCTTCATTGTAATTCCCAGAGTCAAGCCTGCCGTCTTTATTGTATCGACAACATGTTCaactgtttttttatttcttttttcagttCAGATATAGTGGAATCCCTTTCAGTCAGATCTCTTTGGAATGAAAacattttctctttcaacaATCGAAAGTTATCAGAAAGTAATTTGTTTTTATCATATCACAAATAATTTTTAGCAGGAAATCTTCACTTGACGAGTCTTTCGTTATCAATATTTCAttcgtttcattttgaatataaggtattgaaaatatgattttatcCTGGTATttatatacatacagggtgattcaccgggatggcctattagacgtttatggaaaactaatcataattttgagctgaaaatttgcatattggggtttgaaataatgatctttctccctaaaatattttcagatctgtaCAATTTCGGATTATAGcggaaacagacttctacttccttatttctaatggcacacccagtatattattgcatcattagatagctttttttttgGCAATTGTACCTTgcgtaaaaattcaacggttcaggggttattgggattcttatgaaaaaaaaggtggcgatgaggactcacatttttttgaatatttcagcataaaaagcttttttcgaaaaaattttttttctttttcaattccgcaaatacgtaggtACTATTTTAAGATTTGCGGTTTGGggcaaaaatgtacagggtgtttataagaggatcatgactttggacaactcaaattcatcgaaactcaagattttcaaattagaacctatattttttattttttcagtcgatactacgtccaaaaatagtgggggttacttcagcaaaccctatacctaaaatgaatactttaagagttatcgaggaagaactttaaatggggaaaattttagtttctactaaaattcaatgtttccataactaaatttgacatatcaagaattgtaatgaaatattcgtaattgaaaattgtattggtttatggatttctatacaatcccaacgaaaaattaattaaaattcatgaaatctgcaatttagttatccaaacttcgaatttcagtttctttctgtgtttttcggaagtaacagacagttattagcACAGTTATAGATAGcagttttcctcatttaaagtccttcctcgataactcttgaagtattcattttaggtatagggtttgcttaagtaacccccacaatttttgtacgtagaatcgactgaaataataaaaaatataagttctaatttgaaaatctcgagttttgatgaatttgagttgtcccaGTTCATGATCCTTTTATaaacactctgtacatttttggtccaagccgaaaacagtcttataatactacgtatttgcggaatcgaaaaagaaaaaaaaaatttttcgaaaaaagtttttccGAAGAAAGaagcttttttttcataagaatcccaataactcatgaaccgtttagTTTTTcccaagatatggcatattgccgaaattgccataaaaaaagctatctaatgatgcattaatatactgggtgtgccatttgaaataaggaagtagaagtctgtttccggtataaccggaagttgtagagatctgaaaatattttagggagaaagatcactgtctcaaaccccgatatgcaaattttcagctcaaaattatgattagttttccataaacgtctaataggccatcccggtgaatcaccctgtataaggtgtcccattcCAAGAATGAAGTCGAAGAAattaatatctttgaaacgaatgatatttttgaaaaacccgAGATGCTTTTCGAGAAATCGGCGGCTAtgaaactgcgttgaaaaataaagggtgttcaATTTAAAATGCGCTAACTTGTCtctaaaactataaaaatgacTGAAGGAaacgttttcgaattttgagaaaGTCTTGAACACAaaccaatatacagggtggccacttttttaatgggattgtattggtaacttttaaaccataagagttagaaggtcggtcaaatggagaaaaaattgcatgcatagaagcattatcaagcagttcaaacaaattgagattatcagggccggttattgagatattatAAGAAGAGTAaaatatgtcattttgatttttctttttttcccacttaatttcaaatattaccgaaaaatgttacaggaattttttattcgacagtaaattatcctcaatttgacgtaatcagatttcgtatctaacgtttcgtactctctggccaccctcaacctcattttttcaatacggacctgcatattttatgacatttttcgaaataacttttaacgctgaattcaacgatatatcatacaatgtcattcaaattagattTTCAGGTGAATGTGAAATATTCGAATCAGTTATTTTTcagagaatttttcgaaaacgaatcaaaatatctatgatctgctacTTGAATTTGCCCAATTcttatatcatactcataagctccatgaaattctgatttcgaaataccccacttgtcatcattcatctgtggtacttttttacgtaggtctctttttgaacaaatttcatggatattAAGATTTAAACTAAAACTCATATCCtgaaaaccgttcgagataatttaacgattttttattgaattccccgAGAAacactgaaatttttgaaaaacctttaTCAAATGTATTGGAAATTGTTTGTTAATTACTGAATCAGATCTAAAATTCGGTCAACCTATTTGGCACCCCcttatgttgaaaatttcacAGATGGGTTCAGAATTGTCTTTATAGaggtattttgatatttttctgtgGGATTCAGCAAAAAAGGTTAAATATCAATTAAAAGTTTCAATCagtaaaaattaatataattaatataatcaTTAGTGTAAATTTGTACAAAGTTAAGTTCATTAAAAGTTCAATTAAcgaattcaaaaatcatcaaatataTAACAGTTCTTTTTTATCACAGTAGTTTTATCACATTGGCTTTATCACATTTGCAGTACCTCCACCAGCTGCCATCCAAGTTGCTCTCTGAAATGAAAATAGTTATGTCAGTTCATAGAAAAATGAAttcgaacaaaaataaaactaataattgaattaaaaacgAACAAAATAATTACCAGATCCTCATAGTGTCGCAACTTGAGATGTCACAGTTCCCAAGTACCAGAGAAATTTCTTAAATCTTTATTTTCAAGATAAGAGATGATGACTTCAGAACATGCACCCGGTAAtccaaaaacatttttgaaggTGTTCGAAGCATCATCCTCTAAATTTCTCCTGATTATCGCCTCTTTCCGAACTTCTACTATATCATAATGATATTCAGAAAGACCAATAATCTTACTCTGGGTTCCCATTAGGAcatcttcatttttcatatattttgcgACAACTCTCAGTGGTTTGAAGAGGAAGAAGTGGATCGACAAGTTTGTATTAGCAATTTTATGCATCTTTAAAGCGATGATTTGCTTCCAACACAACTTGTAATGCCTTTCAACCATTCGcaattcgataaaattgataACAGACTCGTCCACTACTTTCCCTTGCAACTTCTTCACCAGGCAGAACTTGATGATGGCGTGAAGACATGAGAATCTCTGTTTCTCAAATGAATATTGTGCTACGTTTAGATTATTGCTCAATATCAGGCTTGCTCCACGCCTTAGAAGCAACCGCAGCAAATCAAGATTCATGAGCAGAACAGCAGTTTCTAGTGGTGTCCCGCCAAATTCATCTCTGGCTTCTAAGATGTCACCACCTCTTTCTTCTAGCAACAACTCAACTGCTCGTAAATATAGACCTGATGAACAATCTTCAAAAGCCAATCTGTGCAATACATCATCTTTGGTGAAGTCTATGAAGTTAATATCACATCCCAGATTTGAAAGCTTCTCTAAAAGTGAGGTAGGAGGGTTTATCGAAGTGTTGAATCtctggaaataacaaaaaagtttAATAGTTTCTGGTTCACTATGAGTTCTTGATATTATAGCACCACCCATACAGGGTGACGTCTGTCACCACTTGGTTGACATTTGCGTAGCTTGTTATTTTGATGTATTGGACCCAGAAATTGGAGAGCCTTGAACTTTGGGTACCTTGTTAGAGCTGCTACAGATCAAGAAATACCATTATGACTGGGTACCGATTCATAAAGATCCCTAGGGAGCTAGGGAGAAGGAGCCAAATTTTAGGCTCCGCCCTAATTGAAGTAGGAAGAAGGGGGATCGACGTTGCCAAATTGAAGGGCGAACTTTGAACTATTTTTCTGTGAcattaacagaaaaataaataatttctattttttatgtcTATCTCAATCTAAAATAAATCTAGCACctataaatatggaaaaaacaaaTGGATAACAATAACTAAagctttaaattatattttgatagtAATTCGAGGTCACTTTTACTGTCATACAATAATTCCACCATTGCCAAATGTACATATTACATTGgatctatttttcaattcaatacatttatttcgattttccataatAAACCATGAGTGATATATATATAAACTTACTGTATTTAACATAAGCAGTAAAATgagctaattataaattataataataccAATAATCGAATTTTGAAGAGACACCCCAcgtgtgcatctttgacatttgTCACAGAGAATGTCGTTTATGTCACAGCGTTGCCAAGTTTGTATCGCAATGAAAACCGCTGGGTC
This window contains:
- the LOC123683187 gene encoding uncharacterized protein LOC123683187, encoding MGGAIISRTHSEPETIKLFCYFQRFNTSINPPTSLLEKLSNLGCDINFIDFTKDDVLHRLAFEDCSSGLYLRAVELLLEERGGDILEARDEFGGTPLETAVLLMNLDLLRLLLRRGASLILSNNLNVAQYSFEKQRFSCLHAIIKFCLVKKLQGKVVDESVINFIELRMVERHYKLCWKQIIALKMHKIANTNLSIHFFLFKPLRVVAKYMKNEDVLMGTQSKIIGLSEYHYDIVEVRKEAIIRRNLEDDASNTFKNVFGLPGACSEVIISYLENKDLRNFSGTWEL